A part of Aspergillus flavus chromosome 1, complete sequence genomic DNA contains:
- a CDS encoding putative NADH-ubiquinone oxidoreductase subunit GRIM-19 (unnamed protein product), whose protein sequence is MPQDMPPVGGYGPVQYKRNIPARGFRPITYLVGMHLLMGYGYYKLFHGIREQNELAREKVWGRLHILPLLQAEEDRDQVRRHFADKAREKELLGSESKVYNTERFVRPTFVYTPTKVTQ, encoded by the exons ATGCCTCAGGATATGCCCCCCGTTGGGGGCTACGGGCCAGTGCAGTACAAG CGTAACATCCCCGCCCGTGGTTTCCGCCCTATCACCTACCTCGTCGGTATGCACCTTTTAATGGGCTACGGCTACTACAAGCTATTCCACGGTATCCGCGAACAAAA TGAACTTGCCCGCGAAAAGGTCTGGGGCCGTCTCCAcatcctccctctcctccagGCCGAAGAGGACCGTGACCAGGTCCGTCGTCACTTCGCCGACAAGGCCCGCGAGAAGGAGCTCTTGGGCTCTGAGTCCAAGGTCTACAACACTGAGCG CTTCGTCCGCCCTACCTTCGTATACACACCCACTAAAGTCACTCAATAA
- a CDS encoding kinase-like domain-containing protein, protein MAAHIPIRLSIRTENPNDKATSVPPLTVVPGLTPPVTPTKGDDSYSSGTRTAGSSRSSSFVTEGEKPRDLFGDDVRPSGPLQYSDELEFQYDPKGRPIEFGRGVWSVVYKASSRPASKSLLMTPPSSPAGGGRVVAVKSPVRRDAHAVLDAEALALTRISRMPGSERHVIPFHGYISESHSIVMSAVPLSLSSYIEEKADLAQKHKSTRTMFDPVQGMPQWQELAKKLITGLHWLHTQCQIVHGDIKPHNILLRSRPTGNDLESDEFPFEPLFADFSSAHNITGFSLSAEKETGTSLTALTPPFAAPELLSVSSLTSPGTSPTPASDVFSLAVTLLAAATGDLLLYPGTSNMQRLAMAREGHRVIDFARSGSNGSRVPRNGPVEQVIKPAVSKDPSQRIQPNEWVELVAAMA, encoded by the coding sequence ATGGCTGCACACATTCCTATACGACTGTCGATCCGCACCGAAAACCCAAATGACAAGGCTACATCCGTGCCACCACTAACAGTGGTGCCGGGACTGACCCCTCCAGTCACTCCAACCAAGGGTGACGATAGTTATTCCAGTGGTACGAGGACGGCCGGATCGAGTCGTTCAAGCTCCTTTGTaactgaaggagaaaaacCAAGAGATCTCTTTGGGGACGATGTACGCCCCTCGGGCCCTCTTCAATATTCCGATGAGCTAGAGTTTCAGTATGACCCGAAAGGTCGCCCAATCGAGTTCGGCCGCGGTGTTTGGAGTGTCGTCTACAAAGCTTCGTCCCGCCCGGCTTCGAAATCACTTCTGATGACCCCTCCTAGTTCACCTGCGGGTGGGGGCCGAGTGGTAGCGGTCAAATCGCCTGTACGGCGAGATGCACACGCCGTCCTTGACGCCGAAGCGTTAGCATTAACTCGAATCAGTCGAATGCCGGGTTCAGAGCGTCATGTCATCCCTTTCCATGGGTACATCTCCGAATCACACTCCATAGTCATGTCGGCTGTGCCCCTATCCCTTTCATCATAcatcgaagaaaaggccGACCTGGCCCAGAAACACAAGTCCACTCGGACTATGTTCGATCCTGTGCAAGGCATGCCTCAGTGGCAAGAGCTTGCAAAGAAGCTGATCACCGGTTTACACTGGCTTCACACGCAGTGCCAAATAGTGCACGGAGATATCAAACCGCATAACATCTTGTTGAGATCACGACCGACTGGCAACGATCTTGAATCCGACGAATTCCCATTTGAACCGCTTTTTGCCGATTTCTCATCCGCACATAACATCACCGGCTTTTCACTGTccgcagagaaagaaacaggGACGTCATTAACGGCTTTGACCCCACCTTTCGCCGCCCCCGAACTGTTATCTGTGTCATCTTTGACTTCTCCGGGCACCAGTCCCACTCCCGCATCCGATGTGTTTTCCCTGGCGGTCACCCTCCTCGCGGCGGCCACAGGCGATTTACTGCTTTATCCTGGCACCAGCAACATGCAGCGCCTCGCCATGGCTCGTGAAGGTCACCGGGTCATCGACTTTGCCCGGTCGGGTAGTAACGGTTCTCGGGTTCCTCGTAATGGACCCGTCGAACAGGTGATCAAGCCTGCTGTTTCAAAGGACCCATCTCAACGTATTCAACCCAATGAATGGGTAGAATTAGTCGCTGCCATGGCTTAA
- a CDS encoding armadillo-type protein, whose amino-acid sequence MTTEEDLSESRIADIVRALELIHNPSSTNELRREALTFVESQKESKSAARNGFVLASREQNDPLVRYFGLTLLDHVLRHTSFTGSAQVVELRELVLKLAESIRPEDPAYLRNKIPQLWAEIAKRSWGLDWIEMDQALAQFWGASLVHKELVLSILETLSEDIFYREDTVSSLRGTDLNRALVEIFTPLSVFEEVYPKRDNHVALRYGSDGWLPRICEFLQYCVENLQNSKQAKDAALKALAALKSVLLWAIPKAIISSNCVPAIARAFTCSDEQVLLAAVEALHSLYSRSNMDMESFQPLVHLMYETESLDIMQKLYQWSIVGPDDIDDTRYMISKKLSEMLSYIAGFLEEKGFSLESAHGMNLPFFFHLTISVIQHQSLMVSIPVLHVWSKLLASERIGNTDLVTGLIPSLLEICTQRLVRWEALPTDSDDPTVAFLNDDIDTVPERHAFVGNYRRYCSSIIETIVQKRPQEAIPHILSGVDTNLNNLYNGVEPFNGVFGSGNSENSALTFKTAKSFSKSSIPLMRADTQFAVVEATLKGYNKWVSAHGKMPQQDVSTISFTTWHPTDKQQEQKRSDLEGILEKWAFSLMQRSFEDPILKQRVIKLIVDISSKALDKTPSFALKVLEYILMTRLPDQPEFPAYSEAVKELHGLSSHELRRLAMRYSEYFATFYDVLEPKVKEISLANRVDDKLQMELTSILLIIMQRANNVEPFLRQSRLASFIEPIRQAWQDEEFRQMSSSFEGFCSMLGLQSVGPFMQAQQAQKLEDWASVPLDSEGKRIQEEMTRKFQQLPLRGTKTMLAVSTDKLKKNEPAYELACNVWHETIPIILPTLLELVSNAHAFHNPANWGGLPSEMQTVVERILTDRFWQAGISTGSRDEFYAKITASRASLEGFASSVRGKIRAVRESCYSMLYSMSRLREHFYGFAELPGPLSQALFKDSSCLSSHQFSVLLNISRCLIDDCPVRFRGHFLPPMLATLFTNIDKKVTSEWAIIEQQREGLADADLTDEMKSESILRQLTYSAVIMVASLLDPQRGDPDEEPADPSAPHPQPALSDSIRHFVLSSPEIFEPLMLFCTHALRMRDTRCCSIITRVIRSILQDFAPPNNSPTTVQIREFICSEVLKACITSVHEPYFVDMQKDLAQLISSIWVLYGSSTPTPRSVILSLPGMDEQRVAMTEASLVRSTAARQQRALILDLLEGLRGVSIAEQGKILGSREERRKARSALQERYMTAEMEGQQNNKVDINDGPDLTGVADMFG is encoded by the exons ATGACTACCGAAGAAGATCTGTCGGAGAGCCGCATCGCAGACATCGTTCGCGCTCTGGAGCTCATCCACAATCCGTCATCCACCAATGAGCTCAGAAGGGAGGCGTTGACGTTTGTTGAGTCgcaaaaggaaagcaaatcCGCTGCGCGCAACGGCTTTGTGCTGGCATCCCGGGAACAAAACGATCCCTTAGTCCGCTATTTTGGTCTGACTCTCTTGGACCATGTCTTGCGGCACACCTCTTTCACGGGTTCCGCGCAAGTGGTCGAGCTGAGGGAGCTGGTCCTCAAGCTTGCAGAGTCCATCCGACCTGAGGATCCTGCATATCTCCGCAACAAAATCCCGCAACTATGGGCGGAGATCGCGAAAAGGAGCTGGGGCTTGGACTGGATTGAAATGGATCAGGCGCTTGCCCAATTTTGGGGAGCTAGTCTGGTGCACAAAGAGTTGGTTCTCTCCATTCTAGAAACTCTATCGGAGGACATCTTCTACCGGGAAGATACCGTTTCCTCGTTGCGAGGAACAGACCTCAACCGAGCTCTGGTTGAGATTTTTACGCCGCTGTCGGTTTTTGAAGAGGTGTATCCGAAAAGGGATAACCACGTCGCGCTACGGTACGGCTCTGATGGCTGGCTGCCACGAATCTGCGAGTTCCTCCAATATTGTGTTGAGAACCTGCAAAATTCAAAACAAGCGAAAGATGCAGCGCTCAAAGCACTTGCAGCTCTGAAGTCTGTTCTGTTATGGGCCATTCCTAAGGCCATTATTTCCTCAAACTGTGTCCCTGCTATTGCTAGAGCTTTCACATGTTCAGATGAGCAGGTATTATTGGCTGCCGTCGAAGCCTTGCACTCGTTGTATAGCAGATCCAACATGGATATGGAGAGTTTCCAACCTCTTGTACATCTGATGTACGAGACCGAGTCTCTAGACATTATGCAGAAATTATACCAATGGTCAATCGTGGGACCTGACGACATTGACGATACCCGATACATGATCTCAAAGAAGCTGTCCGAAATGCTGTCGTACATCGCAGGGttcttggaggagaaggggttTTCTCTAGAGAGCGCTCATGGCATGAAtttgcctttcttctttcacttGACAATAAGTGTTATTCAGCATCAGAGTTTGATGGTCTCGATCCCCGTCCTCCACGTGTGGTCCAAACTGTTAGCTTCTGAAAGAATAGGAAACACTGATCTGGTTACCGGCTTGATTCCTTCGCTACTAGAGATCTGCACTCAACGGCTGGTCCGTTGGGAGGCCCTACCAACGGATTCTGATGATCCCACAGTAGCATTTTTAAATGACGATATCGACACTGTCCCGGAAAGACATGCTTTTGTGGGCAATTACCGCAGATACTGCTCGTCAATTATCGAAACGATCGTCCAGAAGCGGCCACAGGAAGCCATCCCCCATATCCTGTCAGGCGTTGATACTAATTTGAACAACCTCTACAATGGAGTTGAGCCTTTCAACGGTGTGTTTGGCTCTGGGAACAGTGAAAATTCCGCGCTAACGTTCAAAACAGCAAAATCTTTCTCAAAGAGCTCAATTCCCCTGATGCGCGCCGATACACAGTTTGCCGTCGTAGAAGCAACTCTTAAGGGGTATAACAAATGGGTGTCCGCCCACGGCAAAATGCCCCAGCAAGATGTCAGTACTATCAGCTTCACCACATGGCATCCCACTGATAAGCAACAGGAGCAAAAACGCAGTGATCTGGAGGGTATTCTGGAGAAATGGGCTTTCTCATTAATGCAGCGGAGCTTCGAG GACCCGATTCTCAAGCAGAGAGTCATCAAACTTATTGTTGATATCTCATCAAAGGCCCTCGACAAGACCCCTAGCTTTGCGCTTAAAGTCCTCGAATATATTCTCATGACCCGACTTCCTGATCAGCCCGAGTTTCCTGCCTACTCTGAGGCCGTGAAAGAACTGCATGGCTTATCCAGCCATGAGCTCAGGCGCCTCGCAATGCGCTATTCGGAGTATTTCGCC ACTTTCTACGACGTACTGGAACCGAAAGTCAAGGAGATCAGCCTCGCCAATCGGGTAGATGACAAACTCCAAATGGAGCTTACCTCCATTCTTCTCATAATCAT GCAACGCGCGAATAACGTGGAACCGTTTCTACGCCAGTCCCGCTTGGCATCGTTTATAGAGCCTATAAGGCAGGCTTGGCAAGACGAAGAGTTCCGGCAGATGAGCTCCTCTTTTGAAGGATTTTGCTCCATGCTTGGACTACAGAGCGTTGGACCGTTCATGCAAGCTCAACAGGCCCAGAAGTTGGAGGACTGGGCGTCCGTGCCTCTTGACAGTGAGGGTAAGCGGatccaggaagagatgaCTAGAAAGTTCCAG CAACTGCCCTTGAGAGGCACGAAGACGATGCTAGCTGTCTCCACGGATAAGCTCAAAAAGAATGAGCCAGCATACGAGCTGGCGTGCAATGTCTGGCATGAGACTATTCCAATTATATTGCCGACATTGCTAGAGCTTGTCAG CAATGCACATGCCTTTCACAATCCGGCCAACTGGGGCGGTCTGCCTAGTGAAATGCAGACTGTCGTTGAGCGCATCCTAACCGACAGATTCTGGCAAGCAGGCATATCTACTGGTAGCCGGGATGAGTTTTACGCTAAAATAACCGCATCACGGGCATCGCTTGAAGGCTTTGCATCCTCAGTCAGAGGTAAGATCAGGGCAGTTAGAGAATCCTGCTACTCGATGCTGTATAGCATGAGTAGACTACGAGAGCACTTCTACGGGTTTGCGGAACTTCCAGGGCCTTTGTCCCAAGCCCTATTCAAGGACTCATCCTGCCTTTCTTCACACCAGTTCTCTGTGCTTCTCAATATTTCGAGATGCTTAATTGACGATTGTCCCGTTCGCTTCCGTGGTCACTTCTTACCTCCGATGCTGGCAACCTTATTCACCAACATCGATAAGAAGGTTACATCAGAATGGGCTATAATCGAACAACAGAGGGAAGGTCTTGCTGATGCAGATCTGACTGATGAAATGAAATCCGAAAGTATCCTTCGACAGCTGACATATTCTGCGGTAATCATGGTGGCGAGCCTTCTGGACCCACAGAGAGGAG ACCCTGATGAGGAACCTGCGGACCCAAGCGCACCACATCCCCAACCTGCGCTCTCCGACTCCATACGTCATTTCGTCCTCTCCTCCCCGGAGATCTTTGAGCCTTTGATGCTCTTCTGTACCCATGCGCTTCGTATGCGTGATACCCGATGCTGCAGCATCATTACACGCGTTATCCGGTCCATTCTACAGGACTTCGCCCCTCCCAATAACTCTCCAACAACAGTCCAAATCCGTGAATTCATATGCTCGGAGGTTCTTAAAGCATGCATTACGTCCGTTCATGAGCCCTACTTCGTCGACATGCAAAAGGACCTTGCCCAGCTTATCTCCTCAATTTGGGTTCTCTATGGATCGAGCACGCCCACACCACGCTCTGTGATTCTCAGCCTGCCTGGCATGGATGAGCAGAGGGTAGCAATGACAGAAGCTTCCCTAGTTAGATCTACCGCTGCGCGCCAACAGCGAGCTCTCATTCTAGATCTTTTAGAAGGTCTGAGAGGCGTCAGCATCGCCGAGCAAGGAAAGATTCTGGGCTCGCGAGAGGAACGCCGCAAGGCCCGCAGCGCTCTACAGGAGAGATACATGACCGCCGAGATGGAAGGCCAGCAAAACAACAAGGTTGATATTAATGACGGACCGGACCTGACCGGTGTGGCGGATATGTTTGGTTAG
- a CDS encoding VID27 cytoplasmic protein-domain-containing protein — translation MFMIRNVSKFLFGDTSKESIIEIPQGELYLVRPLSPKGYSELIFKDAAASIRRTGQEYQYQLVIQRAYEEGEEELSADEDEQGGADNLDKDEKIFLLDEALHFRTEVREGGAKVLAWRDLSGDIGDLYEFVCDPSVPSDKIPTFELAAFQCQYERKYRQSAQKATEQDLQQFSYQEEKPIPSASPIASPTKSRAHSLTSGDSAAAMAKDVEYQKSKGHIKPADNGEESTVAPPSVEQPEAKEILAKEKAELHMFDFPSGTFVIQDADVTATVSEIGNWQYWLQISGNEKEWLGQAVVADINPVFNFEYLSFIFNHYTEDGSAYSWLLRFKDQETEERFQEGLMQALWEQLNEMKWVKVKEDDREYVLDAFQDLTMEDAADNREEEEEEEEEEEDEDQHDGQRSEHYDSDEEEDDVVTRDDDGNVNSQLAVGYKHDRSFVVRGSKIGVFKHTADNNLEFSTTISKVETPNGKLFSPKKVMLHAEDSNMILQNSENPNSLYRMDLEYGKIVDEWNVHDDIPVNTFAPETVSL, via the exons ATGTTTATGATCCGCAACG TGAGCAAGTTTCTCTTCGGCGATACTTCCAAAGAGTCTATCATCGAGATCCCTCAGGGCGAGCTTTATCTAGTCCGGCCTCTGTCACCCAAGGGGTACTCGGAACTTATCTTCAAGGACGCGGCTGCGTCGATCCGGCGTACCGGACAGGAGTACCAATATCAACTTGTTATCCAGAGAGCCTAcgaggagggtgaggaagaGCTAAGCGCCGACGAAGACGAGCAAGGTGGTGCCGATAACCTCGACAAGGACGAGAagatcttccttcttgacGAAGCTTTGCACTTCCGCACTGAAGTCCGCGAAGGGGGCGCTAAGGTTCTGGCCTGGAGAGACCTGAGCGGTGATATCGGCGACCTATACGAATTTGTTTGTGACCCATCTGTGCCGTCGGATAAGATCCCTACTTTTGAGTTGGCTGCCTTCCAGTGCCAGTACGAGCGGAAATACCGACAAAGCGCTCAAAAGGCAACCGagcaagatcttcaacagTTCTCGTACCAAGAGGAGAAGCCCATCCCCTCCGCGAGCCCTATTGCATCACCAACCAAATCTCGCGCTCACTCGCTTACTTCTGGAGATTCGGCCGCTGCGATGGCTAAGGATGTTGAGTATCAGAAGTCCAAGGGACACATCAAGCCAGCTGATAACGGAGAGGAGTCTACTGTGGCACCGCCATCGGTAGAGCAGCCTGAAGCCAAGGAAATTCTTGcgaaggagaaggctgaACTGCATATGTTTGACTTCCCAAGTGGAACTTTCGTTATTCAAGATGCCGATGTAACTGCCACTGTGTCTGAGATCGGCAACTGGCAGTATTGGCTTCAAATCAGTGGtaatgagaaagaatggcTAGGACAGGCTGTTGTCGCAGATATCAACCCTGTCTTTAACTTTGAATATCTTTCCTTTATCTTTAATCACTACACTGAGGATGGCTCCGCATACTCTTGGCTCCTACGATTCAAAGACCAAGAAACCGAGGAACGCTTCCAGGAGGGTCTGATGCAGGCGCTTTGGGAACAGCTGAACGAGATGAAATGGGTCAAGGTAAAGGAGGACGACCGGGAGTATGTTCTGGATGCGTTCCAGGACCTTACCATGGAGGACGCAGCCGACAAccgggaagaagaagaggaggaggaagaggaggaagaagatgaagaccagCATGACGGTCAACGCAGTGAACACTATGACagtgatgaagaggaggatgatgtggTTACACGCGACGATGACGGCAATGTCAACTCACAACTTGCAGTCGGTTACAAGCACGATAGGTCGTTTGTTGTCCGTGGTTCCAAGATCGGTGTCTTCAAACACACGGCAGACAACAACCTTGAGTTCTCTACCACTATCTCGAAGGTGGAGACACCAAACGGCAAGCTGTTCAGCCCCAAGAAGGTTATGTTGCATGCCGAGGATTCCAACATGATTCTTCAGAACAGTGAAAACCCTAACTCTCTCTATCGCATGGACCTGGAGTATGGTAAGATTGTCGACGAGTGGAACGTTCACGACGATATTCCTGTCAACACATTTGCACCAGAAACCGTAAGTCTTTAA
- a CDS encoding tRNA m(1)G methyltransferase domain-containing protein, with protein sequence MEDEERPRKYPKLSNDEGQEGSEPTMTGAVGSVPHEDAAQPTTQNDVATVANGTDDKPKDGQQAVDESKDDAPKVSKRQLKKLRRREQWDAQKEQRKTIRKEKTAAKKQRKREALNQARQEGGQEAVDQLLQTWQSSRQKFKQSTLLPITLVMDCGYDDLMLEKERISLSSQLTRSYSDNRGAPFRAHMVVSSFNKLLKERFDTTLAKSYNNWQGIRFMEEDFAHAAEQAKEWMKEPKGGQLAGMFANKTDATPEDGEIVYLSSDSPNTLTELKPYSTYIIGGLVDKNRHKAICYKTAVEKGIKTAKLPIGDYIQMASRQVLATNHVVEIMIRWLELGDWGEAFMKVIPRRKGGTLKDSERGSEDPSQEGDVVDADSDEEPGPGEREDEAAAPRTDP encoded by the coding sequence ATGGAGGACGAGGAAAGGCCCAGGAAATACCCAAAATTGAGCAATGACGAGGGGCAGGAGGGCTCGGAACCTACAATGACTGGAGCTGTGGGATCTGTTCCCCACGAGGACGCCGCGCAGCCCACTACGCAGAACGATGTCGCAACAGTAGCGAATGGTACCGATGATAAGCCAAAGGATGGACAGCAAGCCGTGGATGAAAGCAAAGATGATGCGCCCAAAGTATCGAAGAGACAATTGAAGAAACTCCGTCGCAGAGAACAGTGGGATGCGCAGAAGGAACAGCGCAAGACTAtccgaaaagaaaaaacggCCGCAAAGAAACAACGAAAACGCGAGGCATTGAACCAGGCAAGGCAGGAAGGTGGTCAAGAAGCCGTAGACCAGCTTCTCCAGACGTGGCAGTCGAGCCGGCAGAAGTTCAAGCAATCGACTTTGCTACCGATCACCCTCGTCATGGACTGTGGCTACGATGACTTGATGCTAGAAAAGGAACGGATTTCCCTCTCATCACAGCTTACAAGGTCTTACTCCGATAATAGGGGAGCGCCCTTCCGTGCTCATATGGTGGTCTCCTCTTTCAATAAATTGCTCAAGGAGCGTTTCGATACAACGCTAGCAAAGTCATATAATAATTGGCAAGGAATCCGTTTCATGGAAGAGGATTTCGCGCATGCTGCAGAACAGGCTAAGGAATGGATGAAGGAGCCTAAGGGAGGTCAGCTGGCAGGCATGTTTGCTAACAAGACGGACGCAACGCCTGAAGACGGAGAGATTGTGTACCTCAGCAGCGACAGCCCAAACACACTGACGGAATTAAAGccatacagtacatacattatCGGAGGGCTGGTGGACAAAAACCGTCATAAAGCGATTTGCTACAAAACGGCAGTGGAAAAGGGAATCAAGACCGCTAAATTACCCATTGGGGATTACATTCAAATGGCCTCGCGCCAAGTATTGGCGACTAACCACGTTGTGGAGATTATGATCCGATGGCTGGAACTCGGAGATTGGGGCGAAGCCTTCATGAAAGTCATTCCTCGGAGAAAGGGTGGTACATTGAAGGACTCTGAGCGAGGCTCGGAAGATCCATCACAGGAAGGCGATGTTGTCGACGCTGATTCGGATGAAGAACCGGGACCTggtgaaagagaagatgaagctGCTGCTCCTCGCACCGACCCTTGA
- a CDS encoding endosome-associated ubiquitin isopeptidase produces MASHMPPATGAGASAPRKVEEITQMAQNYDYNPSIPLRYWLRTAATLLREARIYEREGHDEQAYFLLFRHAQLVLVNLAKHSEAKDEQNRKALMEAEKEVSRNLEKLEILRPRINKRHKRYTELMNDRQARSPPLGTNHTAPNQQQPQDPALVGVAEPLEAGENRDLAVKLARTEIHRRATARKAVRQAGITPQEEQRRRTAGIWGDWENALDKNGPETDNDLSRRIQNVRINMDHAHDADRQKKTTESTTRPLTASSSTSTYKYPTVPRQKALDIAPPVTKETKDATMSLQAAPVRPPKERFEPLQPVVLDGPSPPPRPDKISTPLTSAAQTQAPAPPAKVKPVADGGDGRSNLDPSSFTFKPSAYLENGTPLRTVFLPPELRSTFLSLAASNTRRNLETCGILCGTLISNALFISRLLIPEQTSTSDTCETVNETAIFEYCDSEDLMILGWIHTHPTQTCFMSSRDLHTHSGYQVMLPESIAIVCAPSKTPDWGVFRLTDPPGLKTVLNCTQPGLFHPHAETNTYTDALRPGHVFEAKGLEFETVDLRPNGS; encoded by the exons ATGGCCTCGCATATGCCGCCGGCCACAGGCGCGGGGGCCTCAGCCCCTCGAAAGGTCGAGGAAATCACCCAAATGGCGCAGAACTATGATTACAACCCTTCGATTCCTCTGCGGTATTGGTTAAGAACCGCAGCGACTCTACTGAGAGAG GCTCGTATATACGAACGAGAGGGGCACGATGAACAAGCGTACTTCCTTCTATTTCGCCATGCTCAGTTGGTGCTGGTAAACCTGGCAAAACATTCGGAAGCCAAAGATGAGCAGAATCGGAAAGCTCTGATGGAAGCAGAGAAGGAAGTTAGCAGGAATCTTGAAAAGTTGGAGATTCTCAGACCTCGAATCAATAAACGACATAAACGCTATACAGAGTTGATGAATGATCGTCAAGCTCGAAGCCCACCTTTAGGAACGAACCACACCGCACCGAACCAGCAGCAGCCCCAGGATCCCGCATTAGTAGGTGTTGCCGAGCCTCTGGAGGCTGGCGAGAACCGAGACCTGGCGGTCAAACTAGCGAGGACGGAAATACACCGGAGGGCTACGGCCAGGAAAGCTGTACGTCAAGCTGGGATAACACCCCAAGAGGAGCAGCGCCGGCGCACGGCAGGTATCTGGGGCGACTGGGAGAACGCTCTGGACAAGAATGGCCCAGAGACGGACAATGACTTGAGTCGACGGATTCAAAATGTGAGGATCAACATGGACCACGCGCACGATGCGGACCGTCAAAAGAAGACAACAGAATCCACGACGCGGCCGTTGACTGCAAGTTCCTCTACGTCCACGTATAAGTACCCAACAGTGCCTCGTCAGAAGGCGCTGGATATTGCGCCCCCCGTGACCaaagaaacgaaagatgCGACGATGTCCCTTCAAGCAGCCCCAGTGCGGCCTCCCAAAGAACGATTTGAGCCTCTCCAGCCGGTCGTCTTAGATGGTCCATCGCCGCCACCAAGACCGGACAAGATCTCCACGCCCCTGACATCCGCAGCTCAAACACaagctccagctcctccggcGAAAGTAAAACCAGTCGCAGATGGTGGGGATGGCCGGTCAAACCTGGACCCTTCTAGCTTCACCTTCAAACCGTCCGCCTACCTGGAGAATGGCACCCCTCTCCGGACGGTTTTCCTGCCCCCCGAGCTACGGTCAACGTTCCTTTCGCTGGCCGCTTCGAACACACGACGCAACCTGGAAACATGTGGTATACTTTGTGGGACTTTAATATCCAACGCTCTGTTCATCTCCCGACTTCTCATCCCCGAGCAAACTTCCACATCGGACACTTGTGAAACGGTGAACGAGACTGCCATATTTGAGTACTGTGACTCGGAGGATTTGATGATCCTCGGCTGGATTCATACCCACCCGACCCAAACTTGCTTCATGAGCTCTAGAGACCTGCATACTCACTCTGGATACCAAGTGATGCTTCCTGAGAGCATTGCAATCGTCTGCGCTCCGAGCAAAACGCCAGACTGGGGCGTTTTCCGGTTGACTGACCCGCCCGGGCTCAAGACAGTCCTCAACTGTACGCAGCCCGGTTTGTTTCACCCACACGCCGAGACCAACACCTACACCGATGCGCTACGACCCGGGCATGTGTTCGAAGCCAAGGGCCTCGAATTCGAGACGGTGGATCTCCGCCCTAACGGATCCTAA
- a CDS encoding oxidation resistance protein 1, whose amino-acid sequence MSSTELPSSASSSRSASRSRQSNSQIQQSAASYFSYPVTHVVSGLYRRLTDPPTSKSKNNMHRNQHSMTTPNDSTTSSQVFTPVRTASPFQPPPLTPLTLTGDLYNLQQQLLTRALAEEIRLLVPARLQLVDTWRLAYSLDRDGASLATLYENCREMSHRSPRAGYVLVVRDSSPSGAVFGAYMTDPPHPDSHYYGTGECFLWRASVLAPPTNLNLPRDGPPSEDMLELAGLPLPPSADTTHAGRSTTLRAGDAKLAPPSTSGLPSGASTPERIRFKAFPYSGVNDYMMFCETGFLSLGGGDGHYGLWVDSSLEKGVSAGCQTFGNEPLSDEGAKFDILGVEVWYVGA is encoded by the exons ATGTCGTCAACCGAGCTTCCTTCCTCCGCCTCCAGCTCGAGATCCGCATCTCGCTCTCGACAATCGAACTCCCAGATTCAGCAATCGGCTGCATCATACTTCTCCTACCCCGTCACACATGTCGTATCAGGCCTCTACCGTCGTCTGACCGATCCACCGACCTCGAAATCCAAGAACAACATGCACCGCAATCAACACTCCATGACCACCCCAAACGACTCCACCACCTCATCCCAGGTCTTCACCCCTGTTCGAACAGCATCTCCATTTCAACCCCCACCACTGACCCCCCTCACCCTCACCGGCGACCTCTATAACCTCCAACAACAGCTCCTAACTCGCGCCCTGGCCGAGGAAATCCGGCTGCTAGTCCCCGCCCGCCTGCAACTCGTCGACACCTGGCGTCTAGCCTACAGCCTGGACCGGGACGGCGCCTCGCTCGCCACTCTCTATGAAAACTGTCGAGAAATGTCTCACCGCAGCCCGCGGGCGGGCTACGTTCTCGTCGTCCGCGACTCCTCTCCCTCCGGCGCTGTGTTCGGTGCTTACATGACCGACCCCCCGCATCCAGACTCTCATTACTACGGTACCGGTGAATGCTTCCTCTGGCGCGCGAGCGTTCTCGCTCCTCCTACGAATCTGAACCTGCCCCGCGACGGACCCCCATCGGAGGACATGCTCGAACTCGCCGGTCTGCCACTCCCGCCTAGCGCTGATACCACACATGCTGGTCGATCCACGACCCTGCGGGCGGGTGATGCTAAATTGGCTCCTCCGTCGACCAGTGGACTTCCTAGCGGTGCTAGTACCCCAGAGAGAATCCGGTTCAAGGCCTTCCCTTACAGCGGCGTGAATGATTATATGATGTTCTGTGAAACGGGATTTCTTAGTTTGGGCGGAGG AGATGGTCATTATGGTCTGTGGGTTGACTCGAGCCTTGAGAAAGGCGTGAGTGCTGGGTGCCAGACATTTGGCAACGAACCCTTGTCAGATGAAGGCGCCAAGTTCGATATCCTTGGTGTCGAAGTATGGTATGTTGGTGCCTAA